A single region of the Lotus japonicus ecotype B-129 chromosome 4, LjGifu_v1.2 genome encodes:
- the LOC130712850 gene encoding pentatricopeptide repeat-containing protein At2g15630, mitochondrial-like, producing the protein MARGLAGIREKFLQLFTGNLFINDGDGTKIPNSISMKLGMEEGEVAYGATIWNPRPQLALPPPITNSTLLQAIDSSHRHFIEHFSLHLTPSILPLVLASFNLTARCLAFFTLYLLSHPERSVHRLLHPLILTGAANLELILEELARALERLNVNTTSVFDALITEMKDDGVVLDAYNNNSFNFVMKEDIGKAIAYKDEMINRGIEPSLVTYNLLIDALFEVGSTWEGKEMIEEMQETGLKPDVYTYNTLMSGHFKCRDQNFRLYDEMVEKRIQPTVLTYNTMMLVIRRGDMNEAFRVCDEMLKMGFDPTITSYDGLIMDLCFKNEFEHAEELLKEMSGFQSS; encoded by the exons ATGGCTCGTGGTTTGGCCGGGATCAGAGAGAAG TTTCTGCAACTGTTTACTGGAAATTTGTTTATCAATGATGGAGATGGAACCAAGATCCCTAATTCGATTTCTATGAAGCTAGGAatggaagaaggagaag TCGCTTATGGTGCGACGATTTGGAACCCTCGTCCTCAACTCGCTCTCCCACCACCAATCACTAATTCCACACTCCTTCAAGCAATCGATTCTTCTCATCGGCATTTCATCGAACACTTTTCCCTACACCTCACCCCTTCCATCCTCCCCTTGGTTCTCGCCTCCTTCAACCTCACCGCTCGATGCCTCGCCTTTTTCACCCTCTACCTCCTCTCACACCCCGAACGCTCAGTCCACCGCCTCCTCCACCCCCTGATTCTCACCGGCGCTGCCAACCTAGAGTTGATACTCGAGGAACTGGCACGTGCCCTGGAGCGTCTCAACGTCAACACCACCAGTGTCTTTGATGCTCTCATCACG GAAATGAAAGATGATGGAGTTGTTCTAGACGCTTACAACAATAATTCTTTCAATTTTGTGAT GAAAGAGGATATAGGTAAGGCTATTGCCTACAAAGATGAGATGATAAATAGAGGGATAGAGCCATCTCTTGTCACTTACAATTTGTTGATTGATGCACTGTTCGAGGTAGGGAGCACTTGGGAAGGTAAGGAAATGATAGAAGAAATGCAAGAAACAGGATTGAAGCCGGATGTTTATACTTATAACACATTGATGAGTGGGCATTTCAAATGCCGTGACCAGAACTTCCGCCTCTATGATGAAATGGTGGAGAAAAGGATTCAGCCCACAGTGTTGACATATAATACCATGATGCTAGT TATAAGAAGAGGTGATATGAATGAGGCTTTTAGAGTCTGTGATGAAATGTTGAAGATGGGATTTGATCCTACCATTACCAGTTACGATGGTCTTATAATGGACTTGTGCTTTAAAAACGAATTTGAGCATGCTGAAGAGCTCCTCAAAGAAATG TCTGGTTTTCAGTCTAGCTGA